The following coding sequences are from one Nitrospirota bacterium window:
- a CDS encoding PAS domain S-box protein, whose protein sequence is MDITYRQKLAEVIFEHIRDGIVILDRNYLIIAANKSVEKWIGKPSSEIIGKSCIDVFHENCCLCPHCVATVTFETERVNIVTQKLNRGENTYYAELSAYPITDENGKVFESVVFIQDITDKMLCHDEILRLYNEVTQTKEYIEGIIENSADAIVTSDLNGIITSWNKGADKIYGFTKEEAVGKFLPFVPDFLIDPEWENNKRIRNGEVIKRIETFRKRKDGTIITVSLTLSPIKNAAGEVIGISGISRDISELKEVENELIRRNQELSRLFFISSAMRGTLELEKLLRMVLTAVTMGDGLGFNRAILFLVDDKRNLLKGAMGVGPTNPAEAGQIWESLSIEKKTLSDIMHEIEVGPSRKDSNFDKLSSSIEIPLSEQTILTMAVKEKSSFNVKNVNEEPLSDAVLIQKLGTQAYATVPLISRDKVIGVLWVDNYFNNKPILEEDMRFLNAFSNHVAAAIENARLFEQVRLTEQELENIFESISDMVYFVNSDYVIKSINKAVSKKLGKSSEEIIGRKCYEIFHGSNEPWINCPHQKTVETGKASVNEIEDEYLGGTFITSSSPIFDMSGQFIGTVNVVRDVTEMKILREKLVKTQRMAALGEVAARVAHEIRNPLISLGGFARRLTKNLDGNLKDYADIIAKEVLRLEGILNEILSFVKEVRISKETINSQKLMDDALSVIQSEIDEKHINIVRNYEQSAEVFVDPNRFKEALLNILKNAVQAVSADSSIFVKTYTKNGLCVFEINDTGTGISEENMPFIFDPFFTTKESGTGLGLAITNRIVEEHGGTINVESNLGKGSTFRVFIPLAEYCEKKF, encoded by the coding sequence ATGGATATTACATATAGGCAGAAATTGGCAGAAGTCATTTTTGAACACATCCGTGACGGGATTGTGATTCTTGATAGAAATTACTTAATCATTGCAGCGAATAAATCTGTTGAGAAGTGGATAGGAAAACCTTCTTCTGAAATCATTGGGAAAAGCTGTATTGATGTATTTCATGAGAATTGCTGCCTATGCCCGCATTGTGTTGCTACAGTAACATTCGAAACAGAAAGAGTTAATATTGTTACTCAGAAGCTCAACCGAGGAGAAAATACTTATTATGCCGAGCTTTCAGCATATCCAATAACAGATGAAAATGGCAAAGTTTTTGAGAGTGTTGTTTTTATTCAGGATATTACTGATAAAATGCTCTGTCATGACGAAATTCTTAGACTTTACAATGAAGTCACACAAACAAAAGAATACATAGAGGGCATTATCGAAAATTCAGCAGATGCGATTGTAACTTCCGATTTGAATGGAATTATAACTTCGTGGAATAAGGGTGCGGATAAGATTTATGGTTTTACAAAAGAAGAAGCGGTGGGTAAATTTTTACCTTTTGTTCCTGATTTCCTTATTGATCCTGAATGGGAGAACAACAAAAGGATTAGGAATGGTGAAGTAATCAAGAGAATTGAGACATTCAGAAAGCGTAAAGACGGAACGATTATAACCGTAAGTTTGACTCTTTCTCCCATTAAAAATGCAGCAGGAGAAGTTATTGGTATCAGTGGAATTTCCAGAGATATATCAGAACTGAAAGAAGTTGAAAATGAATTAATACGTAGAAATCAGGAGCTATCAAGGCTCTTCTTTATCAGTTCTGCAATGAGAGGAACGCTTGAACTGGAAAAATTGCTCAGGATGGTTCTTACTGCCGTGACAATGGGAGACGGACTCGGCTTTAATCGTGCAATACTCTTTCTTGTTGATGATAAAAGGAATTTGCTGAAAGGAGCAATGGGTGTAGGACCTACAAATCCTGCCGAAGCAGGACAGATATGGGAAAGTCTTTCTATAGAAAAGAAGACTTTATCTGATATCATGCATGAGATTGAAGTTGGACCTTCAAGAAAAGATTCTAACTTTGACAAACTCAGCAGCAGTATAGAAATACCATTATCAGAACAAACAATTTTAACCATGGCAGTAAAAGAAAAGAGCAGTTTTAATGTTAAAAATGTTAATGAGGAACCTTTATCCGATGCTGTCCTTATTCAGAAGTTAGGAACACAGGCATACGCTACTGTTCCTCTTATATCACGAGATAAAGTAATCGGAGTGCTATGGGTAGATAATTATTTCAATAATAAGCCTATTCTTGAAGAAGACATGAGATTTTTAAATGCTTTTTCGAACCACGTTGCAGCAGCTATTGAGAACGCACGGCTTTTTGAACAGGTGCGGTTAACAGAACAGGAGCTTGAGAATATTTTTGAATCCATTTCAGATATGGTCTATTTCGTAAATTCTGATTATGTAATAAAGAGTATAAATAAAGCAGTGAGCAAGAAATTAGGAAAATCATCAGAGGAAATAATCGGTAGGAAATGTTATGAGATATTTCATGGTTCGAATGAGCCCTGGATAAATTGTCCACATCAAAAGACAGTTGAAACAGGAAAGGCTTCGGTAAACGAAATTGAAGATGAATATCTTGGAGGAACATTTATTACATCAAGTTCACCTATATTTGATATGTCAGGGCAATTTATAGGGACGGTAAATGTTGTTAGAGATGTAACAGAAATGAAAATTCTACGAGAAAAGCTTGTTAAAACTCAGAGGATGGCTGCCCTCGGAGAAGTAGCAGCAAGGGTAGCCCATGAAATCAGAAATCCTCTAATCTCATTAGGTGGTTTCGCACGAAGACTTACAAAAAATCTTGATGGAAATCTAAAGGATTATGCTGACATTATAGCAAAAGAAGTTTTACGACTTGAGGGCATACTTAACGAGATTCTCAGTTTTGTAAAAGAGGTAAGAATTTCAAAGGAAACAATCAATTCACAGAAACTTATGGATGATGCTCTGTCTGTTATACAGTCTGAGATAGATGAAAAGCATATTAACATTGTGCGTAATTATGAACAGTCGGCTGAAGTTTTTGTTGATCCAAACAGGTTTAAGGAAGCGTTGCTGAATATTTTAAAGAATGCAGTTCAAGCTGTAAGTGCAGATAGCTCAATTTTTGTAAAGACATATACAAAAAATGGATTATGTGTTTTCGAAATAAACGATACTGGCACAGGAATAAGCGAAGAAAATATGCCTTTCATTTTTGATCCATTTTTTACAACAAAAGAGAGCGGTACAGGACTTGGTCTTGCGATTACAAACAGAATAGTCGAAGAGCATGGTGGCACTATAAATGTAGAAAGTAACCTTGGAAAAGGCAGCACCTTCAGAGTTTTCATCCCTTTAGCTGAATATTGCGAAAAAAAGTTTTAG
- a CDS encoding beta-ketoacyl-ACP synthase II, with amino-acid sequence MKRVVVTGIGSVSPLGNSFHESWHALKHGISGISQIVRFDTSGMKWKIAGELKGFNALRYLSNKEIHRLDPFVHYAVASAIMASEDAGLLLPISPFSTNEEGTIENESSELLRGAGVIIGSSRGGISTLEREIQKTSRISAYLMPSTTISMASSFVAQKLGITGYCLGISNACSSGTNAIGEAYRLIREGYCNIVLCGGTEAPICRICIEGYGKAGALSSINDKTASRPFDRTRDGFVISEGACILILEEYEHAVNRAAKIYGEIIGYSNVTDAHHQTIPLVEGEARAIKMAIDSAGLHPENIDFINSHGTSTSLGDRIETEAIKIVFGEKAYRIPITSVKSMTGHMLAGSGAIEAAFTLMSMKENIIPPTINLRERDDVCDLDYVTELRIADIKISISQSFGFGGVNAVLVLKRLDV; translated from the coding sequence ATGAAAAGAGTTGTTGTTACAGGAATTGGCAGTGTAAGTCCACTGGGAAATTCATTTCATGAATCCTGGCATGCCTTGAAGCATGGTATATCTGGCATATCACAAATAGTAAGGTTTGATACCTCGGGCATGAAATGGAAGATTGCTGGAGAATTAAAAGGGTTTAATGCACTAAGATATCTTTCAAACAAAGAGATACACCGACTCGATCCTTTTGTTCACTATGCAGTAGCCTCTGCTATAATGGCATCAGAAGATGCAGGACTCTTGCTCCCCATCAGTCCTTTTTCCACAAATGAAGAAGGTACGATAGAGAATGAAAGCTCGGAACTTTTAAGAGGAGCTGGAGTTATTATTGGTTCAAGCAGGGGCGGAATATCTACCTTAGAAAGAGAAATACAAAAAACTTCGCGAATATCAGCTTATCTTATGCCTTCAACAACAATCAGCATGGCTTCTTCATTTGTTGCACAAAAACTTGGTATAACAGGTTACTGTCTCGGTATATCAAACGCATGTTCATCTGGCACAAATGCAATAGGGGAAGCGTATAGATTAATCAGGGAGGGCTATTGCAATATTGTTTTGTGTGGAGGAACTGAAGCACCAATATGCAGAATATGCATTGAAGGATATGGTAAAGCAGGTGCATTATCAAGTATAAATGATAAGACAGCAAGCAGACCTTTTGATAGAACAAGGGACGGATTTGTTATTTCTGAAGGCGCTTGTATTCTGATACTTGAGGAATATGAACATGCAGTAAATAGAGCTGCAAAAATTTATGGTGAGATTATTGGCTATTCCAATGTAACGGACGCACATCATCAAACTATACCTTTAGTTGAAGGAGAAGCACGTGCAATAAAAATGGCAATTGACAGTGCTGGATTGCATCCTGAAAATATTGACTTTATAAATTCACATGGCACATCAACATCTCTGGGCGACAGAATAGAGACAGAGGCTATAAAGATAGTTTTTGGGGAAAAAGCCTATCGCATACCAATAACTTCTGTTAAATCAATGACAGGCCACATGCTTGCTGGATCAGGTGCTATTGAGGCAGCTTTTACTCTTATGAGTATGAAAGAAAATATTATTCCTCCCACGATTAATCTGCGAGAGAGAGACGATGTTTGTGATCTTGATTATGTGACTGAGTTAAGAATTGCAGATATTAAAATTTCCATCTCACAGTCATTTGGTTTTGGTGGAGTTAATGCAGTTCTGGTTTTAAAGCGTCTGGATGTTTGA
- a CDS encoding DnaJ domain-containing protein — protein MLLLSKKYQWLEMSSEIDRDNRRFKRYDCYKETQVLFEGKKYNLQAINYSLRGIGFYFDESLTIPVGSPGHFKIEDLGIDDDGKIIWCKKIDSKLRIGIERKTISGLLSVYPLDDILFDLKQNEMNGVLELRKEAITKKIFFKKGDIIFATSNKTEDRLIEIMLKTGRITNDQYYQLINFSKRTGKSQGAAIVALGYLKPDELTSAIRNQIEEIILSLFQWENAKFIFFDGHVLPDKIIKIRLDITNIVYNGYKRISNIVYIKNSLPPVDTVLLPVHNLSNFLNNIKLDKMDKDIIELINGNRSIQEIINISPYETRNTMKTLFSLIKARIINIKKSDLQEDKYDQEFIDKIEDLYQRLDSSDYYSILGVEKWATLDKIKKAYYAAAKEFHPDKHKELPTEIVKNKLNAIFTHLTEAYKVLSQSDERIKYDQSLSTSHTIKKKSNKEIAREKYEEGTIAINRGKYDEAIKLFEQALYLDSTVPDYHFYLGMALKGNKKYNEAARIINNALKLAPFNSEYLTELGYIFLQLGFVLRAKGTFEKAIKIDSNNEHAIAGLRKIKELQ, from the coding sequence ATGCTATTATTATCAAAAAAATATCAATGGTTAGAAATGTCTTCAGAGATAGATAGAGATAACAGACGTTTTAAGAGATACGACTGTTATAAAGAAACTCAGGTATTGTTTGAGGGCAAAAAATATAATTTACAGGCAATTAATTATTCACTGAGAGGTATTGGTTTTTATTTTGACGAATCATTAACTATTCCTGTGGGATCTCCGGGACATTTCAAAATTGAGGATCTCGGTATTGATGATGACGGTAAAATTATCTGGTGTAAAAAAATTGACTCAAAACTTCGAATAGGCATAGAAAGAAAAACTATTTCCGGCCTTCTAAGTGTTTACCCTCTTGATGATATACTATTTGATTTAAAACAGAATGAAATGAATGGAGTACTCGAGCTAAGAAAAGAAGCAATCACAAAAAAAATATTCTTTAAAAAGGGTGACATCATTTTTGCTACTTCCAATAAAACAGAGGATCGCTTAATAGAGATTATGCTGAAAACTGGAAGGATAACAAATGACCAGTATTATCAATTGATAAACTTTTCTAAAAGAACCGGGAAAAGTCAAGGAGCAGCTATTGTCGCTCTTGGATATTTGAAGCCTGATGAACTCACTTCTGCTATTAGAAATCAAATTGAGGAGATCATTTTAAGCCTATTTCAATGGGAAAATGCCAAATTTATATTTTTTGATGGGCATGTACTTCCTGACAAAATCATAAAAATCAGACTCGATATAACTAATATTGTCTACAATGGCTACAAAAGAATTAGCAATATTGTATATATTAAAAATTCTTTGCCGCCTGTGGATACTGTCCTTCTTCCAGTTCACAACTTAAGTAATTTTTTAAATAATATAAAATTAGATAAGATGGATAAGGACATTATAGAACTGATTAATGGGAATCGAAGTATACAGGAAATAATTAACATTTCTCCTTATGAAACTCGGAATACTATGAAAACGCTTTTTTCATTGATAAAAGCAAGGATTATTAATATTAAAAAATCGGATTTACAGGAAGATAAGTATGATCAAGAATTTATAGATAAAATTGAAGACCTTTATCAGAGATTAGATTCATCAGATTATTACAGTATTCTCGGAGTAGAGAAATGGGCTACTCTTGATAAGATAAAGAAAGCATATTATGCTGCTGCAAAGGAATTTCATCCAGACAAACATAAAGAGTTGCCAACTGAAATCGTGAAGAACAAATTGAATGCTATCTTTACCCATTTAACCGAAGCATATAAAGTATTATCTCAATCTGATGAACGGATTAAGTATGATCAAAGTTTATCAACCTCACATACAATTAAGAAAAAAAGCAATAAGGAAATAGCAAGAGAAAAATATGAAGAGGGGACCATTGCGATAAATAGAGGAAAGTATGATGAAGCTATAAAATTATTTGAACAGGCGCTTTATCTTGACAGTACTGTGCCTGACTATCATTTTTATCTCGGGATGGCTCTGAAAGGTAACAAAAAATATAACGAAGCTGCAAGGATTATTAATAATGCCCTGAAACTTGCTCCATTCAATAGTGAGTATTTAACAGAACTCGGTTACATATTCTTGCAACTTGGATTCGTGTTAAGAGCTAAAGGAACTTTTGAAAAAGCTATCAAGATAGATTCTAACAATGAACATGCAATCGCCGGACTTCGAAAAATTAAGGAATTACAATAA
- the galT gene encoding galactose-1-phosphate uridylyltransferase encodes MSELRKDPISGRWVIISIERGKRPTDFVSPSQKKRGGFCPFCPGNEYTTPTEIIAFRPPNTKPNEPGWTLRVMPNKFPALHISGDLNKTGEGMFDKMNGIGAHEVIIETPDHMETLSTMTLKRVEDVLWAYYLRLTDLRKDRRFKYVLIFKNEGDAAGASLEHSHTQLIALPIIPKLVKEETDASKRYYDLKERCIFCDVINQELESKKRVVYENSRYVAIAPFAPRAPFETWILPKKHESFFCPHENSFSQLAEMLQMVLKQIDKILDIPPYNFILHTSPFYDENNEYYHWHIEIVPKLTKIAGFEWGSGFYINPTPPEESAKFMRDAKI; translated from the coding sequence ATGTCCGAGCTTCGAAAAGATCCGATATCAGGCCGGTGGGTAATAATTTCGATAGAAAGGGGTAAGAGACCAACTGATTTTGTATCTCCTTCTCAAAAGAAAAGGGGTGGATTCTGCCCTTTCTGTCCAGGAAACGAATATACAACACCAACTGAAATTATAGCATTCAGACCACCCAATACAAAACCTAATGAACCAGGATGGACATTACGGGTAATGCCTAATAAATTCCCTGCTCTTCACATATCCGGAGACTTGAATAAAACAGGAGAGGGAATGTTTGATAAGATGAATGGAATAGGTGCCCATGAAGTTATTATAGAAACCCCTGATCACATGGAAACCCTTTCAACGATGACGCTGAAGAGGGTGGAAGATGTGCTCTGGGCCTATTACCTCAGGTTAACAGATTTGAGGAAAGACCGTCGCTTTAAATATGTGTTGATTTTTAAAAATGAAGGGGATGCAGCAGGTGCTTCTCTTGAGCATTCACATACCCAGTTAATTGCTTTACCGATTATTCCAAAACTTGTTAAGGAAGAAACTGATGCATCTAAGCGCTATTATGACCTTAAGGAGAGATGTATTTTTTGCGATGTTATTAATCAGGAACTCGAGTCTAAGAAGAGAGTTGTTTATGAAAATTCACGTTATGTAGCTATTGCTCCTTTTGCTCCAAGGGCACCTTTTGAGACCTGGATATTGCCAAAGAAACATGAGTCATTTTTCTGTCCTCATGAGAATAGCTTTTCACAACTTGCTGAAATGCTTCAGATGGTATTAAAACAAATTGATAAGATACTCGATATCCCACCTTATAATTTTATATTGCACACCTCACCTTTTTATGATGAGAACAACGAATATTACCACTGGCATATAGAAATCGTGCCAAAACTGACAAAGATTGCAGGTTTTGAGTGGGGTTCAGGATTTTACATTAATCCAACTCCTCCTGAAGAGTCAGCAAAATTCATGAGGGATGCAAAGATATGA
- a CDS encoding ribonuclease H-like domain-containing protein — protein MIRNTFSIVNGIGEKIEKRLWEKGILTWSDFINASNLTFFSPQKKILYDKFLISASNELENNNANYFANFIKRREHWRLFDIFKKNAICLDIETNGLMPENGGYITLIGIYDGFDYRCLIRDIDLTDENLINAISGYKYLITFYGSAFDIPFILRSMKEIKFNIPHFDVCLGARRIGCKGGLKKLEIETGIERDENVKGMDGYDAVKLWGYAKQGSSEALELLRIYNKEDTVNLFKIAEIIYQKLRSKTGIDEYL, from the coding sequence ATGATAAGAAACACATTCAGTATAGTAAATGGAATCGGTGAAAAAATAGAGAAGAGATTGTGGGAAAAAGGCATACTCACATGGTCAGATTTCATTAATGCCAGTAATCTTACTTTCTTCAGTCCACAGAAAAAAATTCTTTATGATAAATTTCTGATATCTGCATCTAATGAACTCGAGAATAATAATGCAAATTATTTTGCTAATTTTATAAAAAGAAGAGAGCACTGGAGACTTTTTGATATTTTTAAAAAAAATGCGATATGTCTTGATATCGAAACAAATGGATTAATGCCAGAAAATGGAGGTTATATAACTCTCATCGGAATTTATGATGGATTTGATTACAGGTGTCTTATACGAGATATTGATTTAACTGATGAGAATTTAATCAATGCGATTTCTGGATATAAATATCTTATCACTTTTTATGGCTCTGCCTTTGATATACCTTTTATCTTAAGGTCAATGAAAGAAATCAAGTTCAATATACCTCACTTCGATGTTTGTCTTGGTGCAAGAAGAATCGGGTGTAAAGGAGGGTTGAAGAAGCTCGAGATAGAAACAGGAATTGAAAGGGATGAAAATGTAAAGGGGATGGATGGCTATGATGCTGTTAAACTCTGGGGATATGCAAAACAGGGAAGCAGCGAAGCATTGGAACTTCTCAGAATATATAATAAAGAAGATACTGTCAATTTATTTAAGATCGCAGAAATTATTTATCAAAAGTTAAGGAGTAAAACTGGTATAGATGAATATCTCTGA
- the glgA gene encoding glycogen synthase GlgA, with amino-acid sequence MRILIATPEAIPYAKTGGLADVTGTLCKEFNKMGHEAYLILPLYKKIKNANPQINNKGINIRVPLGERTINATIFNDAKTYFISCDEFFDRDELYGTPDGDYADNARRFIFFSKGIIEACKALQLKPDIIHCNDWQTALVPLYLKQLYKDDKFFKNTATLLTIHNMGYQGNFPASEMPLISLGWNLFTPDGIEFYGNVNFLKAGIISADILNTVSKTYSREILTKEHGFRLEGVLRTRTDDLFGIINGIDYDEWNPSNDKFIPVNYNYNDFSGKAICKKELIKLLFKSSEQKDIQAPLLGMVGRLSEQKGLDIILDSADELLSFPIKLVILGKGDERFHSKLLEMANRYKEKVSITIGFEESLAHMIYAGADFFLMPSKYEPCGLGQLIAFRYGSIPVARKTGGLADTIKDYDPLNVTGTGFLFTDYTSSAFLDSLKRAFCIYTDKDKMNRIIREGMKMDFSWRKSAEEYLTIYKNALKKRGDRSLYN; translated from the coding sequence ATGAGGATACTTATAGCAACACCAGAAGCAATCCCTTATGCTAAAACAGGAGGTCTTGCTGATGTTACTGGCACATTGTGTAAGGAATTCAATAAAATGGGGCATGAGGCATATCTTATCCTGCCTCTATACAAAAAGATAAAGAATGCAAATCCTCAAATAAATAATAAAGGAATAAATATACGGGTTCCTCTGGGAGAAAGGACAATTAATGCGACAATATTTAATGATGCAAAAACATATTTTATAAGTTGTGATGAATTTTTTGACAGAGATGAATTGTATGGAACGCCAGATGGAGATTATGCTGATAATGCACGAAGATTTATTTTTTTTTCAAAGGGGATCATAGAGGCATGCAAAGCTCTTCAATTAAAGCCTGACATTATTCACTGTAATGACTGGCAGACTGCACTTGTGCCGCTTTATCTAAAACAACTCTATAAAGACGATAAATTTTTTAAAAATACTGCTACCCTGCTGACAATTCATAATATGGGATATCAGGGAAATTTCCCTGCATCAGAGATGCCTCTTATAAGCCTTGGATGGAATTTATTTACACCAGACGGCATTGAATTCTATGGGAATGTAAACTTTCTAAAAGCAGGTATAATCTCTGCAGATATTTTAAATACTGTAAGTAAAACATATTCGAGGGAAATACTTACAAAAGAACACGGCTTCAGATTAGAAGGTGTGTTGAGGACCAGGACAGATGATCTTTTCGGTATAATTAATGGTATAGATTATGATGAGTGGAATCCGTCAAACGATAAATTTATACCTGTAAATTACAATTACAATGATTTTTCTGGCAAGGCAATCTGTAAAAAAGAACTTATTAAGTTGCTTTTTAAATCTTCAGAACAAAAAGATATTCAAGCACCACTCTTAGGGATGGTTGGCAGGCTGTCAGAACAAAAAGGGCTGGATATTATCCTCGATTCTGCTGATGAACTCTTGTCTTTTCCTATAAAGCTTGTTATTCTCGGTAAAGGTGATGAGCGTTTTCATAGTAAATTACTCGAAATGGCAAACCGATATAAAGAAAAGGTTTCTATTACGATAGGATTTGAAGAATCACTCGCACATATGATATACGCAGGTGCAGATTTCTTCCTAATGCCATCAAAATATGAACCATGTGGACTCGGTCAGTTAATTGCATTTCGTTACGGTAGCATACCAGTTGCACGCAAGACTGGTGGACTTGCTGATACAATAAAAGATTATGATCCCTTGAATGTAACAGGCACTGGTTTCCTCTTTACTGATTATACATCTTCTGCGTTTCTTGATTCACTGAAAAGGGCTTTCTGTATTTACACTGATAAGGATAAAATGAACAGGATAATCAGAGAAGGGATGAAGATGGATTTTTCATGGAGAAAATCAGCAGAAGAGTATCTTACAATATATAAAAATGCCTTAAAAAAAAGAGGTGATAGAAGTTTATATAACTGA
- a CDS encoding ribonuclease Z produces MKPTFVHKLVNNPFEDPVLFLRIIRENRALLFDIGDISKLKPRDLQKITDVFVTHTHIDHFIGFDLLLRALLRREQPLRIYGPSNIVECVEGKLRGYTWNLIKEYPLKIEVFCIDRDRIISLSFHAENCFEKVENGIEPFRGILLKESLFTVKAVQLNHQIPCLAFSIEEDFHININKVSLKERGLSVGPWLSELKKAIRENLSSDTEFKLSDRTYMLDELRDITIITKGQKISYVTDVSTDNANIRKIIEFVRDSDTLYCEAYFMDKDIERALKRSHLTARITGKIAREANVRNLVVMHFSPKYRDKKENPEQEALIEFKHPDALKPELH; encoded by the coding sequence ATGAAACCTACGTTTGTTCATAAACTTGTTAATAACCCTTTTGAAGATCCTGTGCTTTTCCTAAGGATTATAAGAGAAAACCGTGCTTTACTATTTGATATAGGAGATATCAGTAAACTGAAACCGCGTGATCTTCAAAAGATAACGGATGTCTTCGTGACACATACCCACATTGACCATTTTATCGGTTTTGACTTGCTTCTCAGGGCACTTTTGAGAAGAGAACAACCTTTGAGAATCTATGGCCCATCAAACATCGTTGAGTGCGTAGAAGGCAAACTCAGGGGTTATACATGGAATCTTATAAAAGAATACCCGCTTAAAATTGAGGTCTTCTGCATAGATAGAGATAGAATAATTTCTTTAAGTTTTCATGCTGAAAATTGTTTCGAGAAAGTTGAAAACGGTATTGAACCATTCAGAGGTATTCTATTAAAAGAATCGCTCTTTACGGTAAAAGCAGTCCAGTTAAATCATCAGATTCCATGTCTTGCCTTCTCTATAGAAGAAGATTTCCATATTAATATTAATAAGGTTTCCTTGAAAGAGAGGGGTCTATCAGTTGGCCCGTGGCTCTCTGAATTAAAAAAGGCAATTAGAGAAAATCTCAGTTCTGATACAGAATTCAAATTATCTGACAGGACATACATGCTCGATGAGCTAAGGGATATAACCATAATAACAAAAGGTCAGAAGATATCGTATGTTACTGATGTATCAACAGATAATGCGAATATCAGAAAAATTATAGAATTTGTAAGGGATTCAGATACATTATACTGTGAGGCATATTTTATGGATAAAGATATTGAAAGGGCTTTAAAAAGATCCCATCTTACAGCCAGAATAACAGGGAAAATAGCACGAGAGGCAAATGTGCGAAACCTTGTTGTTATGCATTTTTCACCTAAATACAGAGATAAAAAGGAAAATCCCGAACAAGAAGCATTGATAGAATTCAAACATCCAGACGCTTTAAAACCAGAACTGCATTAA
- a CDS encoding response regulator — MKILVVDDDLHIQRLYKEEFEDEGYDVVVASNGQEALEKFDTESPDIVTLDILLPDIDGIRLLRQMKEKKPKVPIIMSTAYDYRDDFAVWASEAYIVKSSDLNELKSMIKKLLEKQ; from the coding sequence ATGAAAATACTTGTAGTTGACGACGACCTGCATATCCAGAGACTTTATAAAGAGGAATTTGAGGACGAGGGCTATGATGTTGTTGTTGCATCAAATGGACAGGAGGCTCTGGAAAAGTTTGATACAGAGTCCCCCGATATTGTTACACTCGATATCTTGTTGCCAGATATAGACGGTATACGTCTTTTGCGGCAGATGAAAGAAAAGAAACCTAAAGTCCCTATTATAATGTCAACCGCATATGATTACAGAGACGATTTTGCTGTATGGGCTTCTGAAGCATATATAGTAAAATCATCGGATTTGAATGAATTAAAGTCAATGATTAAAAAATTACTTGAGAAACAATAA